The Nocardia vinacea genome contains the following window.
CGGCCCGGCTCGCGCAACAACCGCTGGTCGACCATCTGCCACTCGGTGTGCGAAACACATTGCCGCGCAAAGTTTCCGCAGTGGTGCCTGCGCGGACGGCTACCGCCGAGGAACAAGCCGAGGACGCACTGCAGCTGGCCGAGCTCGCCGCAGTACGCCTCGTCGACTATCCGAATGATGCCGAACAGTATCTGCGCCAGGCACTTTCGATCGGCGCTACCGCGCTGCCCGCCGAACATCTCGCCCGCCTGAGTTCCCAGCTCGTCATGGTGCTCTCCGGACAGCCGGGCCGAGAATACGAACTGGCCGATGCGGCACTCACCGCCGCCGCACGGTGGGAACCGATTTCGGCCGCGGATGCGATACACCTCACCTTCGTCGCCGCGCGTGCCTGCCACCGGGCCGGACGGCATGGGGAGGCAGCGGCCCTGTTCGAGCAGCCACTCGCGGCCGGCGAGCAGCCGTATCCGCCCGCAGAAATGGCGATCGTGCGCCGCCAATACGGCGAATCCCTGCGCAAGCTCAGCCGATTCCGTGACGCGGCACAGCAATTCGTCGAGGCGGCCCGTCTGGTCCACAACGATCCCGACCGGGTCGAACTCGAAGCCGAGCTCGCCTGGTCGGCCGCCTCGGTCCTGGACTACTGCGGCGAAGACGAACAAGCTGTCGTCGCCTTCCTCCGCGCCGCCCACCTCTGGGGCACCCTCGACCGCGTCGGCCCCCGAGCCAAATGCCTACGCTCCGCGGCGTGGTTACAGCTCTACGGCGCCGGGATGGAATCCGACCGCCCCTGGCTCACAACCATGCGCGACCTACTCGCGGAACTGGAGAATCTGGCCGAAACGTCCCCATCACCCGAGGTGACCACCGAACTCCTCAACACCCGCACCCAACTCGCCGACATGCAGTGTGACGAGGACCGCTGATCACGTAGCCGACTGCTCGCCGACCAGCCCGCCGAGCAGCGCCTCGACCTGGTCGAAAGCGATGGCACCGGCGAGCGGATTCGAATAGCTGCGGGTCGAGACGATCAGCCCGTCACGTACCCGGGAGACATTGATGATCGGCAAATCGAACCGCTTACCGGTGGCCAGCACCGTGCCGTTGATCCGGTACTCGGCGATGACGACCTCCGGGTCGGCGGTCTCGTGAATGTGGACCTCGTCGACGGAATCGAAGCGTTGGATCCGCGCGCCTTCCACCAGATGAGCGCGAAACGCATCGCGGCCGACCTCGGGATGCTCGGCCCCCGGCGGCAGAAACGGCAGTTCGAACACCGCGTCGACGGCATACACATCGGCCATCTCCGGCGTCGGGCCGGGGGCAGTCGAGGACAGCAGGCGTTCGACGGTCTCACGAGGGGTGCGGGACATGACATACTCCTGTTCGGTAGCTAACCGGGGTGATCCCCCCGTTTAATATACGGGGCGAGCGCCCCGCTTGTCTGCGATTGCCTCCGACCTACGCGGTGTGCACCGGAATGACGCCAGCGCCGCCGGTGGGGGTGCTGACGGAGTTTGCGGACGATAAGAAAACTGTTAGGTGGCATCGGCATTGTTGGGGAGGACACCGAGATCGGCTCGGTGCGTTCTCGATTCGGAGCTCCGGATGAAGAAGACCGCTGCTGTTATCGGTGCGCTGGCCAGCGCCGCAGTACTCACGGCCTGTGGGCCGGACGAATCGCCGACGACCGGGGGCGGATCGTCGGTGACCGCGACACCGGCCGCGTCGGTGACGGCGACACCGGCCGCGTCGGTGACGGCGACACCGGCCGCGTCGGTGACGGCGACACCGGCCGCGTCGGTGACGGCGACACCGGCTGCGTCGACGACCGTCGCCGGATCGCCTCGAGCCGAAACCTTCACCGCGACAACAGTTCATCTCGAGGGTGCCGGGTACAAGATCGACGTGCCCCAGGTGAGCGGTGGAAAGGCCGATGCCAGAGCCGAATTCAACGCGGCTGTGCAGGCCGGGGCGCAGGAGTGGATCGACCGCATCACGCGTCCGGGCGATTCGGTCACCGGCGGTGACAGTCAGGTCGTCCGCATCGGTTCGCGGGTGCTCAGCGGGCATCTGGTCGTCATCATGTACTCCGAGGGCGCCGCGCACCCGAACAGCTTCGACGCCGCGCACGTCACCAACATCGATACCGGCAAGGCCATCACCCTGCCCGACCTGTTCACCGATCTGCAGCAGGGCCTGAACACGCTCTCGACTCAGGCCGAGGCTCAGGTGCAGCAGAATCCGCGAGCGACCGGCTACAGCAAGAGCCTGCTCACCCCCGTCGCCGAGCACTTCCAGACCTGGGTCGCCACGCCGGAGGGTATGCGGATCTATCTCGGTGAAATCGCGTCGCACGCCGCGGGCAATATTGATGTCACCGTGCCGTGGTCCGCGCTGGACGGCGTGCTGAAGCCAGGGATGCGCGCGGTCGTCAGCAGCTGATGAAACGGCCATAGCTCGCGGTGGTACGTTCTCGGGCACGAACGCGAGCTATTCGGGGAGGCGAAATGAGGAAGACCGCTGCCGCTGTCCTGGTCGGCGTCCTGTTCGCCGTGCTGACGGCGTGCGGGTCCGCCGACCGGGCCCATTCGACCGCGGCACCGGCCTTCACCGCGACCTCGATTCGGCTGGAGGGCCCCTGGTACTCCTTCGACCTGCCGCAGGTCGAAGGCGGAACCGAGGATGCGCGCACCGACTTCAACGACGGCTTGCGCGCCGAGCTGGATCCGTTCCTCCGGACCGCAGCGCCGGACCGGGCGGTCAAGGGATTCAACAGCGAGGTCGCCCATATCGGCCGCCATGTGCTCAGCGGTGTGCTCGGCGTCGAGGTCGAGGTCGACGGCGGCAAGCTGCATCCGACCACCTTCAAGCGCACTCATGTGACCGATATCGACGACGGTAAGGCGCTCACGCTGCCGGATCTGTTCACCGATCTGCAGCTGGGGCTCGATCGGCTGTCGGAGCAGGCGGCGGTGCAGGTACCCAAGTCCCGCGTCGGCACCAACCCCTACGACAAGCAGCGCATCGCACCGGCCGTGGAGAACTTCAAGGACTGGCTGGCCATGCCCGACGGTCTGCGCGTCTACCTCGGGGAGATCGCCTCGCACGCGCTGGGCTATATCGACATCACGATCCCGTGGTCCGAACTCGACGGAGTGCTGAAGCCGGGTCTGCGGGCGGTTGTCAGCAGTTGACCGTCCGGCCCCGGCCCGGACCGAACCGACCGGTTAAGCTCGGCTCTCATGCAGGAGAACGGTCGGCGTCGACGCAAGCTGGGGGTGATGGGTGGCACCTTCGACCCCATCCACCACGGCCACCTCGTCGCCGCCAGCGAGGTCGCGAACCGGTTCGAACTGGACGAAGTGATCTTCGTCCCGACCGGACAGCCGTGGCAGAAGGCCGATAGGCAGGTCAGCCCGGCCGAGGATCGCTATCTCATGACCGTGATCGCGACCGCTTCCAACCCCCGATTCTCGGTCAGCCGGGCCGATATCGACCGGGGTAAGGTCACCTACACCGTCGACACCCTGCGCGAGATGCGCACCAAGCATCCCGACGCCGAGTTGTACTTCATCACCGGAGCTGACGCGCTCGCCAATATCTTGACGTGGCAGGATTGGGCGGAGTTGTTCGAACTGGCGAAATTCGTCGGGGTGAGCCGACCGGGGTATGAGCTGAACACCGATCATCTCGAAGAGCATCTGCGCGACCTGCCGGTCGATGCGGTGACCATGATCGAGGTCCCGGCGTTGGCGATCTCATCGAGTGAATGCCGTCGCCGCGCCGCCGAGAACCGGCCGGTGTGGTACCTCGTGCCCGACGGCGTCGTGCAGTACATATCGAAGCGGCATTTATATGTGCCCGTAGGAGTGGAAGGTATTTAATTTGAGCGCATCTGTCGAGTCGGTGGAGATGGCGCAGGTCGCCGCGCGCGCGGCGGACGAGAAGCTGGCCACCGACGTCGTGGTGCTCGACGTGTCCGAGCAGTTGGTGATCACCGACTGCTTCGTGATCGCCTCCGCGCCGAACGAGCGTCAGGTCAATGCCATCGTCGACAATGTCGAGGAGAAGCTCCGCGCGGCCGGGCACAAGCCGGTCCGGCGCGAGGGGACCCGCGAGGGCCGGTGGGCACTGCTGGATTACGTCGACATCGTCGTGCACATCCAGCACAATGACGAACGCAATTTTTATGCGCTGGAACGGCTCTGGAAGGATTGTCCGGCGGTTCCGGTGGACGGGATCGCGGCCGGGACCGATGTGTTCAAGCACACCGAGTCCGAGGGTGTCGCGGTGCGTGGTGAAGCGGGGGAAGAACACGTGAGCGAGCGTAGCGAGTGAACCATCAATACTGCGAGCATGCTCGCAGCGGAGCCGAGCGAAGCGAGGCGTAGCTGTGAGCAAGTATGCCGGCGTCCGCACGCTGATCCTGCTGCGGCACGGGCAGACCGAGTGGAATGCAGCCGACCGGATGCAGGGGCAAATCGACACCGATCTCACCGAGCTCGGTCGTCGTCAGGCGAAAGAGGCCGCGCGCGAACTGGTTTCGCGCAATGCGATCGCCATCGTGTCCTCCGATCTGCGGCGCGCCTTCGATACCGCCTCGGCGTTGGCCGACCACACCGATGTTCCGGTGGTCCAGGATCGGCGGCTACGGGAAACCAACCTCGGCGACTGGGAGGGGTTGACCCATCTGGAGGTCGACGCCGACTATCCGGGCGCGCGGGTCGCGTGGCGCTTGGATGCGGCCTATACCCCGCCCGGCGGTGAGAGCAAGCTCGAGGTCGGCACACGGTCCCTACCGGTTGTTCGAGAATTGTTCGCCGAGCGGCAGGATTGGCCAGGCCGGACTATCATCCTGGTGGCGCACGGCGGGCTGATCGCCGCCCTCACGGCCGCGCTGCTCGACCTGCCGCCGCTGAACTGGCCTGTCCTAGGGGGATTGGCCAATACCAGCTGGGTGCAGCTGAGCAGTCACGGTCCGAGCATCGATCAGCCCGGTTGGCGCCTGGATGTGTGGAATGCAGCGGCGAAGGTGGCCCCGGATGTCCTCTGAAGAACCGGTTCGGCAGGTACCGGATGAATTGTTCCGTCGGGTTTCGGCGAAGCCCGAACGGGCGATCCCGGACGCGCTGTTCGGACCTCCCCCGGTGCAGCAGGTCGAGCCGGAGGAACCGGCCGAGTCGCAGTCGGCCGAGTCCGACAGCGACGAATCGGTTGCCGCCGCCGACTCCGGGGAAGGTAACGAGGAGCCCGCCGCGCACGTGACGGAGTTCGGAACCGGCGCGGAGCCGGCGGAACCGGCGAGTGAACCACCGGAAGGTGTTGCGGCAGCTTCCGATACGGATATCGCGGCGTCGACCGATGAGTCGGTGATCGGCACTGCTCGCAAAGACGAGTCCATAGCTCCCGCAGCGGAATCCGCGCCCGAGGTCACGGCTGCGTTTTCGGCAAGTGGTGGCGAGTCCACAGTCGATTCGGTGGTCGACGATCCCGAATCGGTACCCGCGCTCGAATCGGTTATCGACGACGAGGTTTCGGCCGCCGTAGCCGAACCGGCATCGACCGATGATTCGGATCGCCCGGTGCTGCTGGTGATCGCGGACTCACTGTCCTACTTCGGTCCGAAGGGCGGCTTGCCCGCGGACCATCCGAAGATCTGGCCGAATCTGGTCGGCGCCGAACTCGATTGGGATGTCGAGCTGATCGGGCGGATCGGCTGGACCTGCCGGGACGCGTACTGGGCGCTGATCGGCGACCCCCGGGTGTGGGCCGCGGTACCGCGCGCGGGTGCGGTCGTCTTCGCGGTCGGTGGCATGGACACTTTGCCCTCGCCGCTGCCGACCGCGCTGCGCGAGTTGATCCGCTATGTGCGCCCGCCGGTGCTGCGTCGTGGAGTGCGCTCCACCTACAACTGGCTGCAGCCCAAGCTGTCGAAACTCGGTCGCCCCGTGGCATTGCCGCCGAAGGTGAGCGTGGACTACCTGGAGCAGTCGCGCGAAGCGCTGGCCCAGCTGCGTCCGGATCTGCCGGTCGTCGCGGTACTGCCGTCCGTGCACAACTGTGCCGCCTACGGGCATGTGCACAGTGGCCGGGAGCGTGCCGTGCAGGCGCTGCGCGCATGGTCGGCCAAGACTTCCGTCCCGCTGGTCGATCTCGGTGAAGCGGTGCGCGAGGACATCTTCTCCGGCGACGCGAATCCGGACGGCATCCACTGGGGCTGGGCCGGACATACCGCCGTGGCGAATTCGATGGTGAAGACCTTGCAGGAGGTTCGGTAGTCCGTGGCCGTTGTGGTCGTCACCGATTCGTCCGCCAGCCTCCCTGCCGAACTCGTCGCTGAGTTGGACATCGCCGTTGTCCCACTGCATGTGCTGGTCGGCGACCGCACAATCCGCGAAGGCGTCGACGCCATCGATATCGACTACGGCTCGGATACCGTGACGACCTCGGCGGCCTCGCCCGGTGAGCTGCGTGCCGTCTACGAGCAGGCGCTGGAGCGCAGCAATGGGGACGGCGTTGTCGCGGTACATCTTTCGCGCCAACTATCCGGTACCTGGGAGTCGGGACGGCAGGCGGTCCGCGATATGGATGCAGCCGATCAGGTACGGCTGGTCGATTCACTCGGGGCCGGCCTGGCCACCGGCCTGCCGGCGCTCGCCGCCGCGCGTCGCGCGCACAGCGGCGCGCCATTGAATGTCGTCTATGACACCGCCGTTGCGGCAGCCGGCCGGTCACGCACCTTCATCCTGGTGAACCGCACGGAGCAATTGCGTCGCGGTGGCCGATTGAGCAGCGCCGCAGCCTTTTTCGGCAGCGAACTGGTGAGCAAACCGCTGCTGCAGATCGTCGAGGGCCGATTGGAACTGCGCGAAAAGGTGCGTACTCGCTCAAAGGCCTACGCCAAACTTGTTGCGGCAGCGGTGGATGCGGCCGGCGACGATGGTGCCGCCGTCGCCGTACAACACCTGGGTGCTGAGGATGCCGCGAATACCGTCGCCACCCAACTGCGCGAGTTGCTGCCCGGCATCCGCGAATTTATCGTCGCGGAATTCGGGCCGACTCTGGCCGTCCACCTCGGCGTCGGTGCGGTCGGTGTGTTGGTCCTCCCCGGCGGCTGCGCCTGATCGGCTACGGTCCAGCACTCGCGAGTGTGCCGCATCTCCGGTCGAATGGCATGATGGGCGTAATAATTTCTGCGTGATCGCAACCCCTTCGGTCGGCACCGGAGGTGACTAACGTCGCGGCATGACGAGTTCCGCAACTCCGATCAATCCGCCGCTGATCATCGAATCGGTCGAGTGGGCGCATCCGGACGCGGTCATCCTGCGCGATGAGATGGCCGCCGAGGTCGGTCCGCGCTACACCTATCTGGCGAAACATGTGCGAGATAAGCCGAATGCCGTCGATCCCGCCACCGTGCATCGCACCTTCCTCGCATATTGCGGCGATCCGGTCGGGCACACCGCCGTGCGCTGGAATGCGGGTGAGCTCGAGTTGAAACGGATGTTCGTGCGTCCTGGTTACCGCGGTTCCGGCGTTGCGCCGCTGCTGCTTTCGGCTGCCGAGGCCGCCGCCCGTGCACTCGCGCTGCCCCGGCTGATCCTGCAGACCGGCCACCTGCAGCCAGAGGCGGTTCGCTTCTATGAACGCAGCGGTTACCACCGCATCCCGATCTTCTCGCCCTATGAATCCCTGCCCCTGTCCAACTGCTTCGCCAAGGCTCTGAACTGATCGCCGATGCCACGATCCACAATGTGCGGCGGTGCCGCCAGGCGGCACCGCCCGACCCGACCTCGTCAGCGGGATATCACCAAGTGCCGCAGGGGCGCTCGGCGACATCGAGTGGGATGGCCGAGCTTCGGTATCGAGGCGGTGTACGGCAGCTATGGTGACGAGGTGGGGAACGAATGTCCGATCTGCGATAAGCACCGGGGGATCGGTGCGCTGGTCGGTCCGGTGATCTACGCGGACGACTTGGTATTGGTCACGCATCGGCCGCTCACCGAGGGCACGCCGGTGCCGGGCTACCTCTTCGTGGAGACCCGGCGGCACGCTCCGACGTTGTCTACCCTGACCGACGCCGAGGCCCAGGCGGTGGGCTGGGCAGCCCGCCGCGCCGCGCACGCGTTACACGTCGAGCTGGCACCGGAATTCGTGTTCTCCGCGATCACCGGACTGAGCGTCGCGCATTTCCATCAGCACGTATTCGCTCGTCCGCACGGCACCCCCGCCTCGGTGCCGTGGACGAACGCCGATGCGTGGCCGGACGCGCCACACCTGGACGCGTGCGCACTCGGCGAGCTGTGCGACCGCTTGGCGATCCATTTCGTCACCGAGCACTGAAGGTCACAGCAGGGTGCTGTGCGCTGCGATGAGTTCGGTTATGCGGGAAAGCAGTTCGTCGGCGGGTAGCGGTTCCAGGCGTTGTCCGTCCCGAAGCCGCACCGCGACAAGGTCATTCGCGACCTCCTTCGGACCTATCACGACTTGGTAGGGGACCAGGCGGGCCTGGCGAATGCGCGCGCCGAGACTGCCGAGTTCGTGATCGGCGATCTCGGCGCGCAGTCCCAGCTCTAGGCAGCGTTCGACGAGTGCGTCGGCAGGTGCCGACTCGGCCGCCGAAACCGGTAGGACGACCAACTGGCTAGGGGCAAGCCAGGCCGGGAACGCGCCGCCGTGCACCTCGATCAGGTGCGCGACGGCCCGTTCGACGCTGCCGATAATGCTGCGGTGCACCA
Protein-coding sequences here:
- a CDS encoding nuclear transport factor 2 family protein, with translation MSRTPRETVERLLSSTAPGPTPEMADVYAVDAVFELPFLPPGAEHPEVGRDAFRAHLVEGARIQRFDSVDEVHIHETADPEVVIAEYRINGTVLATGKRFDLPIINVSRVRDGLIVSTRSYSNPLAGAIAFDQVEALLGGLVGEQSAT
- a CDS encoding RsiV family protein, whose translation is MSGGKADARAEFNAAVQAGAQEWIDRITRPGDSVTGGDSQVVRIGSRVLSGHLVVIMYSEGAAHPNSFDAAHVTNIDTGKAITLPDLFTDLQQGLNTLSTQAEAQVQQNPRATGYSKSLLTPVAEHFQTWVATPEGMRIYLGEIASHAAGNIDVTVPWSALDGVLKPGMRAVVSS
- a CDS encoding RsiV family protein, whose protein sequence is MRKTAAAVLVGVLFAVLTACGSADRAHSTAAPAFTATSIRLEGPWYSFDLPQVEGGTEDARTDFNDGLRAELDPFLRTAAPDRAVKGFNSEVAHIGRHVLSGVLGVEVEVDGGKLHPTTFKRTHVTDIDDGKALTLPDLFTDLQLGLDRLSEQAAVQVPKSRVGTNPYDKQRIAPAVENFKDWLAMPDGLRVYLGEIASHALGYIDITIPWSELDGVLKPGLRAVVSS
- the nadD gene encoding nicotinate-nucleotide adenylyltransferase; translation: MQENGRRRRKLGVMGGTFDPIHHGHLVAASEVANRFELDEVIFVPTGQPWQKADRQVSPAEDRYLMTVIATASNPRFSVSRADIDRGKVTYTVDTLREMRTKHPDAELYFITGADALANILTWQDWAELFELAKFVGVSRPGYELNTDHLEEHLRDLPVDAVTMIEVPALAISSSECRRRAAENRPVWYLVPDGVVQYISKRHLYVPVGVEGI
- the rsfS gene encoding ribosome silencing factor, whose protein sequence is MSASVESVEMAQVAARAADEKLATDVVVLDVSEQLVITDCFVIASAPNERQVNAIVDNVEEKLRAAGHKPVRREGTREGRWALLDYVDIVVHIQHNDERNFYALERLWKDCPAVPVDGIAAGTDVFKHTESEGVAVRGEAGEEHVSERSE
- a CDS encoding histidine phosphatase family protein, with amino-acid sequence MSKYAGVRTLILLRHGQTEWNAADRMQGQIDTDLTELGRRQAKEAARELVSRNAIAIVSSDLRRAFDTASALADHTDVPVVQDRRLRETNLGDWEGLTHLEVDADYPGARVAWRLDAAYTPPGGESKLEVGTRSLPVVRELFAERQDWPGRTIILVAHGGLIAALTAALLDLPPLNWPVLGGLANTSWVQLSSHGPSIDQPGWRLDVWNAAAKVAPDVL
- the octT gene encoding diglucosylglycerate octanoyltransferase, with the translated sequence MDDEVSAAVAEPASTDDSDRPVLLVIADSLSYFGPKGGLPADHPKIWPNLVGAELDWDVELIGRIGWTCRDAYWALIGDPRVWAAVPRAGAVVFAVGGMDTLPSPLPTALRELIRYVRPPVLRRGVRSTYNWLQPKLSKLGRPVALPPKVSVDYLEQSREALAQLRPDLPVVAVLPSVHNCAAYGHVHSGRERAVQALRAWSAKTSVPLVDLGEAVREDIFSGDANPDGIHWGWAGHTAVANSMVKTLQEVR
- a CDS encoding DegV family protein; this encodes MAVVVVTDSSASLPAELVAELDIAVVPLHVLVGDRTIREGVDAIDIDYGSDTVTTSAASPGELRAVYEQALERSNGDGVVAVHLSRQLSGTWESGRQAVRDMDAADQVRLVDSLGAGLATGLPALAAARRAHSGAPLNVVYDTAVAAAGRSRTFILVNRTEQLRRGGRLSSAAAFFGSELVSKPLLQIVEGRLELREKVRTRSKAYAKLVAAAVDAAGDDGAAVAVQHLGAEDAANTVATQLRELLPGIREFIVAEFGPTLAVHLGVGAVGVLVLPGGCA
- a CDS encoding GNAT family N-acetyltransferase, translating into MTSSATPINPPLIIESVEWAHPDAVILRDEMAAEVGPRYTYLAKHVRDKPNAVDPATVHRTFLAYCGDPVGHTAVRWNAGELELKRMFVRPGYRGSGVAPLLLSAAEAAARALALPRLILQTGHLQPEAVRFYERSGYHRIPIFSPYESLPLSNCFAKALN
- a CDS encoding HIT family protein, whose translation is MGNECPICDKHRGIGALVGPVIYADDLVLVTHRPLTEGTPVPGYLFVETRRHAPTLSTLTDAEAQAVGWAARRAAHALHVELAPEFVFSAITGLSVAHFHQHVFARPHGTPASVPWTNADAWPDAPHLDACALGELCDRLAIHFVTEH